The window ATGAATGATAAAGGGGAAGTCGATTTTGAAGATACGTCTATTACACAAAATACACGTGTAAGTTATCCAATTAACCATATTGAAAATATTAGAGTACCATCTACAGGAGAAAATCCTAAAAACATTTTCTTTTTAACTGCTGATGCTTTTGGAGTATTGCCTCCAATCTCTAAATTAACACCGGCACAAGCAGCATTTCATTTTATATCTGGTTACACTGCAAAGGTCGCTGGTACGGAAGCTGGTATTACTGAGCCTGTACCAAGTTTTTCTGCTTGTTTCGGAGCGCCTTTTATGCCTTTACATCCAACAAAATATGCTGAGATGTTAAGCAAGAAAATGAAGGATGCTAACGTAAATGTTTGGTTGATTAATACCGGTTGGACCGGAGGATCCTACGGTGTAGGAAGCAGAATTAAATTAAAATACACTAGAGCTATGATTAGTGCAGTGCTTAATGGAGATTTAGGACTGTACAATTATAAAGATTACCATATCCACTCTGTATTTGGTGTGGCACAACCTAGAAGTTGTCCAGGAGTACCGGATGAGGTATTAAGTCCAAGGTCAACTTGGAGTGATAGTAAAGAGTATTATAAAACAGCTTTTAAACTAGCTAATGCGTTTAGAGTAAACTTTGAACAGTTTGAATCTTATGCAAGTGAAGAAATAAGACGTGGTGGACCACAACGTTACGCTGAATAGTAATAAATAAAGTGTTAATTAAAAAAGCGCCAATTGAAAATTTTCAATTGGCGCTTTTGATTTGTATATCGTTTTTAATAGTGATACGCGTAAATTATGGTTTTAGTCACCATAATAGTGGTCTAAAGGTTTTGCTATTCTTCTTGTTGGAGATGTTGAAACTGGATAGTAACTTGATTTCTAATGTTTTTTTAATTTATCTATACGCTAGAAATTTATTAAATAAATTAAAAGCGCTAATTGAAATTTTTCAATTAGCGCTTTTGATTTGTATAAAAGGTTAAAGTTTATTTTCCTTTATTTGCTTTGTCAATATATTTTTGAAGTGCCATAGTCATCGATGGTGTTTCTGGTGTTGGTGCAGAGATGTCTACACGTAACCCTTTTTCTTCTACCGCTTTTATAGTTGTGTTACCAAATACGGCGATTTTAGTATCATTTTGTTTGAATTCTGGAAAATTATGAAATAAAGAATCAATACCACTTGGGCTAAAGAATACTAGAATATCATAAGTTACATTTTCTAAATCGGATAAGTCACTAATTACCGTTTTGTAAAACACAGCTTCTTTCCAACTGATATTTAAACCGTTTAATATTTCTGGAACTTCAGGTTTAAGCTTATCGGTGGTAGGTAGTAAAAATTTTTCGTCTTTATATTTTTTAATTAAAGGCGATAAGTCTGCAAAATTACGTTTACCAACATAAATTTTACGTTTTCTGTAGACTACATATTTTTGTAAATAATAGGCAACTGCTTCAGACTGACAAAAATACTTCATTGAGTCTGGTACTTTAAAGCGCATTTCTTCAGCCACTCTAAAAAAGTGATCTACCGCATTTCTGCTGGTTAAAATAATAGCAGTGTAATTGTTTAAGTCTACTTTTTGTTGTCTAATGTCTTTGGATGGGACACCTTCAACATGAATAAAAGGTCTAAAATCAATTTTAACTTTCTGCTTTTCTGAGAGGTCAAAATAAGGCGAATTTTCAATTTTAGGTTCTGGTTGTGAGACTAAAATGGTTTTCACTTTCATACGTTGTATAATTTAATTTAGACCTGTTTTGTTGTGATAATT is drawn from Psychroserpens sp. NJDZ02 and contains these coding sequences:
- a CDS encoding uroporphyrinogen-III synthase; this encodes MKVKTILVSQPEPKIENSPYFDLSEKQKVKIDFRPFIHVEGVPSKDIRQQKVDLNNYTAIILTSRNAVDHFFRVAEEMRFKVPDSMKYFCQSEAVAYYLQKYVVYRKRKIYVGKRNFADLSPLIKKYKDEKFLLPTTDKLKPEVPEILNGLNISWKEAVFYKTVISDLSDLENVTYDILVFFSPSGIDSLFHNFPEFKQNDTKIAVFGNTTIKAVEEKGLRVDISAPTPETPSMTMALQKYIDKANKGK